One Triplophysa rosa linkage group LG21, Trosa_1v2, whole genome shotgun sequence DNA segment encodes these proteins:
- the tent5ab gene encoding terminal nucleotidyltransferase 5Ab, which translates to MEDTLNNRECTNLSVLNWEQVRRLDAILTEYIPIHGKWNFPTLEMKPRDIVKAVRCRMEERQIHVREVRLNGSAASHVLHEDSGLGYKDLDLIFCADLKGEVEFQTVKDIVLDSLLDFLPEGVNKEKITPLTLKEAYVQKMVKVCNDSDRWSLISLSNNSGKNVELKFVDSLRRQFEFSVDSFQIHLDSLLFFYECSENPMAETFHPSVVGESVYGDFTVALDHLQRKQICTRNPEEIRGGGLLKYCHLLVRGFRAASESEMKLLERYMCSRFFIDFSDVAEQRRKLESYLQNHFVGLEDRKYEYLTTLHSVVNESTVCLMGHERRQALSLITMLAVRVLAEQNVIPNVANVTCFYQPAPYIADGNFNNYYIAQVQPVYACQPTHTFSPWLPCN; encoded by the exons ATGGAGGATACTTTGAATAACCGTGAATGCACCAACCTGAGCGTGCTAAACTGGGAGCAGGTAAGGCGTCTGGACGCCATCCTCACCGAATACATCCCCATTCACGGCAAGTGGAACTTCCCCACTTTGGAGATGAAGCCTCGGGATATCGTCAAAGCGGTGCGGTGTCGTATGGAAGAGCGTCAGATTCACGTCCGCGAGGTCCGGTTGAACGGTTCCGCGGCCAGTCACGTTCTCCATGAGGACAGCGGGTTGGGCTACAAGGACCTGGACCTCATCTTTTGCGCAGATCTAAAAGGAGAAGTAGAGTTTCAGACCGTCAAAGATATCGTTCTGGATTCACTCCTGGATTTCTTACCTGAAGGcgtaaataaagagaaaataacTCCACTGACTTTAAAG GAGGCATATGTGCAGAAGATGGTAAAAGTATGCAACGACTCCGACCGCTGGAGTTTAATCTCCCTATCTAACAACAGCGGGAAGAACGTGGAGCTCAAGTTTGTCGATTCCCTCCGGCGTCAGTTCGAGTTCAGCGTGGACTCCTTCCAGATCCACCTGGACTCTCTCCTGTTTTTCTACGAGTGCTCCGAGAACCCCATGGCCGAGACCTTTCACCCCTCCGTCGTTGGAGAGAGCGTTTACGGCGACTTCACCGTCGCCCTGGACCACCTGCAAAGGAAACAGATCTGCACCCGGAATCCCGAGGAGATCCGCGGCGGAGGATTGCTGAAGTACTGCCACCTGCTGGTGCGGGGTTTCCGCGCTGCTTCGGAAAGCGAGATGAAGCTTCTGGAGCGCTACATGTGCTCTCGGTTCTTCATCGACTTCTCGGACGTGGCGGAACAGAGACGCAAACTCGAGTCTTATCTGCAGAATCATTTCGTCGGACTGGAGGACCGCAAATACGAGTATCTGACCACGCTCCACAGCGTCGTCAATGAAAGTACGGTGTGCCTGATGGGCCATGAAAGACGCCAGGCGCTGAGTCTCATCACCATGTTGGCGGTGCGCGTGCTGGCGGAACAGAACGTTATTCCAAACGTGGCAAACGTTACCTGCTTTTACCAGCCTGCGCCGTACATCGCCGACGGCAACTTTAACAATTATTACATTGCTCAAGTGCAGCCGGTCTACGCCTGTCAGCCCACGCACACCTTCTCACCGTGGCTGCCCTGCAACTAG